Proteins from a genomic interval of Papaver somniferum cultivar HN1 chromosome 4, ASM357369v1, whole genome shotgun sequence:
- the LOC113271824 gene encoding uncharacterized protein LOC113271824: MSTADRASTQRPSSHSVDPQMKIMAKNPIKYALVDAFTEKPFKGNPAAVCMLEDEDKRDDGWFIRVAAEFNAPITCFLTPIRHDNDAYNDSESDHCFNIRWFTSIVEVNLCGHGTLAAAEYLFTCGLVKSEKIEFVTPSGINLTVKKIPSCRNEDTLGISKVLNNGYNGVEYPLDAHSDQEDFSIEMDFPINALHECDPEDIPNIPLTLSGVSVLNVKKTVPLGDVLIEVSSGQSVIDLKPNFNELQERKGRERAICITGKAPEGSGFDFVSRVFAPTIGVLEDQACGSCHCALTPYWGKKLGKTDLRSYMASPRGGVFDLHLDE; encoded by the exons ATGTCAACTGCAGATAGAGCCTCGACCCAACGTCCTAGTTCTCATTCAGTTGATCCACAAATGAAAATCATGGCAAAGAACCCTATCAAATATGCTCTG GTGGATGCATTCACTGAGAAACCATTTAAAGGCAACCCAGCAGCCGTGTGTATGttagaagatgaagataaaagagACGACGGGTGGTTCATAAGAGTTGCTGCAGAATTCAATGCCCCAATAACATGCTTCTTGACTCCAATTCGTCACGACAATGATGCTTATAACGATAGTGAATCCGACCATTGTTTCAACATTAGGTGGTTCACTAGTATTGTAGAG GTTAACCTTTGTGGTCATGGAACCTTGGCTGCTGCAGAATATCTGTTTACATGTGGTTTggtgaaatcagagaaaatcGAATTTGTAACACCATCCGGAATAAACCTGACTGTAAAGAAGATTCCTTCCTGCAGAAACGAGGACACATTGGGTATATCAAAGGTTTTGAATAATGGCTATAATGGGGTAGAGTATCCACTTGATGCTCATAGTGACCAAGAAGACTTCTCCATTGAAATGGACTTCCCTATAAATGCGCTACACGAATGCGATCCCGAGGATATACCTAACATACCACTTACTCTTAGTGGGGTTTCTGTTCTCAATGTAAAGAAAACAGTTCCTCTTGGTGATGTACTT attgaggtatcaTCGGGACAGAGTGTTATAGACTTGAAACCAAATTTTAATGAGCTACAAGAGCGGAAGGGCCGTGAAAGGGCAATTTGCATAACAGGGAAAGCTCCTGAAGGATCAGGTTTCGATTTCGTCTCTCGTGTATTTGCTCCAACAATAGGTGTCCTTGAG GATCAAGCATGTGGGAGCTGTCATTGTGCCTTGACACCTTACTGGGGTAAAAAGCTGGGAAAAACTGATCTACGTTCTTACATG GCTTCTCCAAGAGGAGGTGTGTTTGATCTCCATTTGGATGAATAA
- the LOC113274601 gene encoding tubulin beta-9 chain-like, with protein MREILHMQAGQCGNQIGAKFWEVVCAEHGIDDSGKYVGTTDVQLERLNVYYNESTGGRYVPRAVMMDLEPGTMDSLRSGPHGKIFRPDNFVFGQNGAGNNWAKGHYTEGAELIDAVLDVVRKEVENCDCLQGFQICHSLGGGTGSGMGTLLLSKVREEYPDRMMMTFSVFPSPKVSDTVVEPYNATLSVHQLVENADECMVLDNEALYDICLRTLKLTNPSFGDLNHLISTTMSGVTCCLRFPGQLNSDLRKLAVNLIPFPRLHFFMVGFAPLTSQKSQQYQSLSIPELTIQMWDAKNMMCAADPRHGRYLTASAMFRGKMSTKEVDEQMMNVQNKNSSYFVEWIPNNVKSSVCDIPPTGLLMSSTFIGNSTSIQEMFRRVSEQFTVMFRRKAFLHWYTGEGMDEMEFTEAESNMNDLIAEYQQYQDATVGEEEYYEEDDEQEL; from the exons ATGAGAGAAATATTGCATATGCAAGCTGGTCAATGTGGGAATCAAATTGGTGCAAAATTTTGGGAGGTTGTTTGTGCTGAACATGGGATTGATGATTCTGGTAAATACGTCGGTACTACCGATGTTCAACTCGAGAGGTTGAACGTTTATTATAATGAATCCACTGGAGGTCGATATGTTCCTCGAGCTGTCATGATGGATCTTGAACCAGGTACTATGGATAGCTTGAGGTCTGGTCCTCACGGTAAGATATTCCGACCGGACAATTTTGTTTTCGGACAAAATGGAGCAGGAAACAATTGGGCCAAAGGACATTATACTGAAGGAGCAGAATTGATTGATGCTGTTCTTGATGTTGTTCGAAAGGAAGTTGAAAATTGCGATTGCTTGCAAG GGTTCCAAATTTGTCATTCGCTTGGTGGTGGTACCGGTTCCGGTATGGGTACGCTACTTTTATCCAAGGTTCGAGAGGAGTACCCAGATCGAATGATGATGACATTCTCTGTATTTCCTTCACCAAAGGTGTCGGATACGGTTGTGGAACCTTACAACGCCACGTTGTCCGTACATCAATTGGTTGAGAATGCGGATGAGTGCATGGTTCTTGACAATGAAGCTCTCTATGATATATGTCTCAGAACTCTCAAGCTCACAAACCCTAGCT TTGGTGATCTAAATCATCTGATATCAACGACAATGAGTGGTGTAACTTGTTGTCTAAGATTCCCTGGCCAGCTCAACTCCGACCTCAGAAAGCTTGCTGTGAATTTAATCCCATTCCCGCGTCTACATTTCTTCATGGTAGGATTTGCACCATTGACGTCACAAAAATCTCAACAATACCAATCTCTATCAATCCCCGAACTAACCATCCAAATGTGGGACGCGAAAAACATGATGTGCGCTGCTGATCCAAGACACGGACGCTACCTGACTGCATCCGCCATGTTCCGTGGCAAAATGAGTACAAAAGAAGTTGACGAACAAATGATGAATGTTCAAAACAAGAACTCATCTTATTTTGTTGAATGGATTCCAAACAATGTGAAATCAAGTGTTTGTGATATTCCTCCCACCGGGCTATTGATGTCGTCGACATTTATTGGGAATTCGACATCGATACAGGAAATGTTCCGAAGGGTGTCAGAACAGTTTACTGTCATGTTTAGAAGGAAAGCTTTCTTGCATTGGTATACTGGTGAAGGTATGGATGAAATGGAATTCACTGAAGCTGAGAGTAATATGAATGATTTGATTGCTGAGTATCAACAATATCAAGATGCTACTGTTGGTGAAGAGGAGTATTATGAGGAGGATGATGAACAAGAGCTTTAA
- the LOC113274599 gene encoding serine/threonine-protein kinase BSK7-like isoform X1, with protein sequence MGCKYSKFVGACCCNLQYNGSVLEAPDNDEKGEADDLPKFQEYSFEQLRLATSGFSVDNIVSEHGEKAPNVVYKGKLENHRRVAVKRFNRMAWPDSRQFMEEAKAVGQLRNHRLANLLGCCCEGDERLLVAEFMPNDTLAKHLFHWESLPMKWAMRLRVVLHLAQALEYCTSKGRALYHDLNAYRIVFDDEGNPRLSCFGMMKNSRDGKSYSTNLAFTPPEYLRTGRVTPESVIYSFGTLLLDLLSGKHIPPSHALDLIRDRNLQMLTDSCLEGQFSDNDGTELVRLASRCLQYEPRERPNPKSLVTALTPLQKETEVPSHVLMGIPYGATFTPLSPLAEACSRMDLTAVHEILENTGYKDDEGIANELSFQMWTNQMQDTLNSKKKGDVAYRHKEFKAAIECYTQFLEAATMVSPTVCARRSVCYLLSDMPQEALSDAAQAQVISPVWPTASYLQAAAFFALGMENEAQVALKEGSALEAKKIAASSK encoded by the exons ATGGGGTGTAAATACTCCAAATTCGTAGGAGCGTGTTGTTGTAATTTACAGTATAATGGTTCAGTTCTTGAGGCGCCAGATAATG atgAGAAGGGGGAGGCGGATGATTTGCCGAAATTTCAAGAGTATTCATTTGAGCAACTTAGACTTGCTACATCTGGTTTTTCTGTAGATAATATTGTATCTGAACATGGAGAGAAAGCTCCAAATGTTGTTTATAAAGGGAAACTTGAGAATCATAGGAGGGTTGCTGTTAAGAGATTTAATAGAATGGCTTGGCCTGATTCAAGACAATTCATG GAAGAGGCAAAAGCTGTCGGTCAGCTCCGTAACCATAGATTGGCAAACTTACTTGGTTGTTGTTGTGAAGGTGACGAGAGGTTGCTTGTGGCAGAATTTATGCCCAACGATACGCTTGCGAAGCACCTGTTTCATT GGGAATCACTACCTATGAAGTGGGCAATGCGATTAAGGGTTGTTTTACATCTTGCACAAGCTTTAGAATATTGTACTAGTAAAGGACGCGCGCTTTACCATGATCTTAATGCTTACAGAATTGTATTTGATGAC GAGGGTAACCCTAGACTTTCATGCTTTGGAATGATGAAAAACAGTAGAGACGGGAAAAGCTACAGTACAAATCTGGCTTTTACTCCTCCTGAGTACTTGAGAACTG GACGAGTCACACCAGAGAGTGTAATATATAGCTTTGGTACTCTATTACTTGACCTCCTTAGTGGAAAACATATTCCTCCTAGCCAT GCCCTTGACCTTATTCGGGACAGAAATCTCCAGATGCTTACTGATTCCTGCTTAGAGGGACAGTTTTCAGATAATGATGGTACAGAGCTGGTGCGTTTAGCTTCTCGGTGTTTACAGTATGAACCTCGAGAGCGACCAAATCCCAAGTCATTGGTGACAGCTCTGACTCCTCTTCAGAAGGAAACGGAG GTTCCTTCTCATGTGTTGATGGGTATACCATATGGTGCTACATTCACGCCTCTATCGCCTTTAGCTGAAGCTTGCTCAAGAATGGATTTGACTGCAGTTCATGAGATCTTGGAAAATACTGGGTACAAGGACGATGAAGGAATAGCAAATGAG CTCTCTTTTCAAATGTGGACCAACCAAATGCAGGACACCTTAAACTCAAAGAAGAAAGGCGATGTTGCTTACCGACACAAAGAATTCAAAGCTGCAATTGAGTGCTATACTCAG TTCCTTGAAGCGGCAACCATGGTTTCTCCTACAGTTTGTGCACGACGTTCTGTATGTTATCTCTTAAGCGACATGCCACAAGAAGCTCTTAGTGACGCAGCTCAAGCCCAAGTTATTTCCCCTGTTTGGCCAACGGCGTCCTATTTACAAGCAGCTGCCTTTTTTGCTCTGGGAATGGAAAATGAAGCCCAAGTTGCGCTCAAAGAAGGTTCTGCTCTTGAAGCAAAAAAAATCGCAGCTTCTTCCAAGTAA
- the LOC113274599 gene encoding serine/threonine-protein kinase BSK7-like isoform X2, with the protein MGCKYSKFVGACCCNLQYNGSVLEAPDNDEKGEADDLPKFQEYSFEQLRLATSGFSVDNIVSEHGEKAPNVVYKGKLENHRRVAVKRFNRMAWPDSRQFMEEAKAVGQLRNHRLANLLGCCCEGDERLLVAEFMPNDTLAKHLFHWESLPMKWAMRLRVVLHLAQALEYCTSKGRALYHDLNAYRIVFDDEGNPRLSCFGMMKNSRDGKSYSTNLAFTPPEYLRTGRVTPESVIYSFGTLLLDLLSGKHIPPSHALDLIRDRNLQMLTDSCLEGQFSDNDGTELVRLASRCLQYEPRERPNPKSLVTALTPLQKETEVPSHVLMGIPYGATFTPLSPLAEACSRMDLTAVHEILENTGYKDDEGIANEDTLNSKKKGDVAYRHKEFKAAIECYTQFLEAATMVSPTVCARRSVCYLLSDMPQEALSDAAQAQVISPVWPTASYLQAAAFFALGMENEAQVALKEGSALEAKKIAASSK; encoded by the exons ATGGGGTGTAAATACTCCAAATTCGTAGGAGCGTGTTGTTGTAATTTACAGTATAATGGTTCAGTTCTTGAGGCGCCAGATAATG atgAGAAGGGGGAGGCGGATGATTTGCCGAAATTTCAAGAGTATTCATTTGAGCAACTTAGACTTGCTACATCTGGTTTTTCTGTAGATAATATTGTATCTGAACATGGAGAGAAAGCTCCAAATGTTGTTTATAAAGGGAAACTTGAGAATCATAGGAGGGTTGCTGTTAAGAGATTTAATAGAATGGCTTGGCCTGATTCAAGACAATTCATG GAAGAGGCAAAAGCTGTCGGTCAGCTCCGTAACCATAGATTGGCAAACTTACTTGGTTGTTGTTGTGAAGGTGACGAGAGGTTGCTTGTGGCAGAATTTATGCCCAACGATACGCTTGCGAAGCACCTGTTTCATT GGGAATCACTACCTATGAAGTGGGCAATGCGATTAAGGGTTGTTTTACATCTTGCACAAGCTTTAGAATATTGTACTAGTAAAGGACGCGCGCTTTACCATGATCTTAATGCTTACAGAATTGTATTTGATGAC GAGGGTAACCCTAGACTTTCATGCTTTGGAATGATGAAAAACAGTAGAGACGGGAAAAGCTACAGTACAAATCTGGCTTTTACTCCTCCTGAGTACTTGAGAACTG GACGAGTCACACCAGAGAGTGTAATATATAGCTTTGGTACTCTATTACTTGACCTCCTTAGTGGAAAACATATTCCTCCTAGCCAT GCCCTTGACCTTATTCGGGACAGAAATCTCCAGATGCTTACTGATTCCTGCTTAGAGGGACAGTTTTCAGATAATGATGGTACAGAGCTGGTGCGTTTAGCTTCTCGGTGTTTACAGTATGAACCTCGAGAGCGACCAAATCCCAAGTCATTGGTGACAGCTCTGACTCCTCTTCAGAAGGAAACGGAG GTTCCTTCTCATGTGTTGATGGGTATACCATATGGTGCTACATTCACGCCTCTATCGCCTTTAGCTGAAGCTTGCTCAAGAATGGATTTGACTGCAGTTCATGAGATCTTGGAAAATACTGGGTACAAGGACGATGAAGGAATAGCAAATGAG GACACCTTAAACTCAAAGAAGAAAGGCGATGTTGCTTACCGACACAAAGAATTCAAAGCTGCAATTGAGTGCTATACTCAG TTCCTTGAAGCGGCAACCATGGTTTCTCCTACAGTTTGTGCACGACGTTCTGTATGTTATCTCTTAAGCGACATGCCACAAGAAGCTCTTAGTGACGCAGCTCAAGCCCAAGTTATTTCCCCTGTTTGGCCAACGGCGTCCTATTTACAAGCAGCTGCCTTTTTTGCTCTGGGAATGGAAAATGAAGCCCAAGTTGCGCTCAAAGAAGGTTCTGCTCTTGAAGCAAAAAAAATCGCAGCTTCTTCCAAGTAA